One Polaribacter sp. SA4-12 genomic window carries:
- a CDS encoding DUF58 domain-containing protein, which produces METKEILKKVRKIEIKTKRLSNDIFGGEYHSSFKGRGMTFSEVRQYQFGDDVRAIDWNVTARYNEPYIKVFEEERELTMMLLVDVSGSELFGTSTQFKKDTVTEIAATLAFSATQNNDKVGLILFSDDVELFIPPKKGKSHVLRIIRELIEFKPKSKKTNIAAALKFLSSVMKKRAIVFMLSDFMDDDYEKTLKIAAKKHDLTGIRIFDKHDEEIPNLGMVPMLDSETDNVQLINTASKSVRTSYKANALRLTDYYINMFKRSGAGTVNTRVDENYVKKLLGYFKHKGR; this is translated from the coding sequence ATGGAAACTAAAGAAATACTTAAAAAGGTTCGTAAAATAGAAATTAAGACAAAACGTTTGTCTAATGATATTTTTGGAGGTGAATATCATTCATCATTCAAAGGACGAGGTATGACTTTTTCTGAAGTAAGACAATACCAATTTGGTGATGATGTAAGAGCCATTGACTGGAATGTTACTGCACGTTATAACGAGCCTTATATAAAAGTTTTCGAAGAAGAACGTGAATTAACAATGATGCTTTTGGTAGATGTTTCTGGATCAGAATTATTCGGAACATCAACGCAGTTTAAAAAAGATACTGTTACAGAAATTGCTGCAACATTAGCTTTTTCTGCAACTCAGAATAACGATAAAGTGGGTTTAATTTTATTTTCTGATGATGTAGAACTTTTTATTCCTCCTAAAAAAGGAAAAAGTCACGTTTTAAGAATTATTAGAGAGTTAATAGAATTTAAACCAAAGAGTAAAAAAACCAATATTGCTGCTGCTTTAAAGTTTTTATCTAGTGTGATGAAAAAAAGAGCGATTGTTTTTATGTTATCCGATTTTATGGATGATGATTATGAAAAAACATTAAAAATTGCAGCAAAAAAACACGATTTAACAGGAATTAGAATTTTTGATAAACATGATGAGGAAATTCCTAATTTAGGAATGGTACCAATGTTAGATTCAGAAACGGATAATGTTCAGTTGATAAATACAGCATCGAAATCTGTAAGAACAAGCTATAAAGCAAATGCTTTACGTTTAACAGATTATTATATAAACATGTTTAAAAGAAGTGGCGCAGGAACTGTTAACACAAGAGTTGATGAAAACTACGTGAAAAAATTATTAGGTTATTTTAAACATAAAGGGAGATAG
- a CDS encoding AAA family ATPase, which produces MDVDVRAINEKIERESAFIDILTLEMNKVIVGQKQMIESLLIGLIGNGHILLEGVPGLAKTLAINTLSKAIDASFSRVQFTPDLLPADVVGTMIYNMKENDFMIKKGPIFANFVLADEINRAPAKVQSALLEAMQERQITIGDTTFKLDEPFLVMATQNPVEQEGTYPLPEAQVDRFMLKVVIDYPKLQDEQIIMRQNLSGGFAKVNPVVTVAEILRAREVANEVYMDEKIEKYILDIIFATRYPEKYNLPQLKDLISFGASPRGSINLAKAAKCYAFIKRRGYVIPEDVRAVVFDILRHRIGITYEAEAENVTSVDIINSIINEIEVP; this is translated from the coding sequence ATGGATGTAGATGTAAGAGCGATTAATGAGAAAATAGAAAGAGAAAGTGCCTTTATAGACATTCTTACTTTAGAAATGAATAAAGTAATTGTTGGTCAAAAACAAATGATAGAAAGTTTGTTAATTGGACTGATAGGAAATGGTCACATTCTATTAGAAGGAGTTCCTGGATTAGCAAAAACATTAGCAATTAATACATTATCTAAAGCTATTGATGCAAGTTTTAGTAGAGTTCAGTTTACACCAGATTTATTACCTGCAGATGTTGTTGGTACTATGATTTATAACATGAAGGAAAATGACTTCATGATTAAAAAAGGTCCGATTTTTGCAAACTTTGTTTTAGCAGATGAGATTAACAGAGCACCTGCAAAAGTGCAATCTGCTTTATTAGAAGCAATGCAAGAGCGTCAAATTACAATTGGTGACACTACTTTTAAGTTAGACGAACCTTTCTTAGTAATGGCAACTCAAAATCCTGTAGAACAAGAAGGAACATACCCTTTACCAGAAGCACAGGTTGATAGATTTATGCTAAAAGTGGTTATTGATTATCCAAAATTACAAGACGAACAAATTATTATGCGTCAGAATTTATCTGGCGGATTTGCAAAAGTAAATCCTGTTGTTACAGTAGCAGAAATTTTAAGAGCAAGAGAAGTTGCTAACGAAGTTTATATGGATGAAAAAATTGAGAAATATATTCTTGATATCATCTTTGCAACTCGTTATCCAGAAAAATACAACTTACCACAATTAAAAGACTTAATCAGTTTTGGAGCTTCACCTCGTGGAAGTATTAACCTTGCAAAAGCTGCAAAATGTTATGCTTTTATCAAACGAAGAGGTTATGTAATACCAGAAGATGTTAGAGCGGTTGTTTTTGATATTTTACGTCACAGAATAGGAATTACCTATGAAGCTGAAGCAGAAAATGTAACTTCTGTAGACATTATCAATTCAATTATAAACGAAATTGAAGTACCATAA
- a CDS encoding UDP-2,3-diacylglucosamine diphosphatase, with product MISITTSENKKIYFASDQHFGAPTPELSFPREKKFVAWLDEVKKDAEAIFLLGDLFDFWFEYKTVVPKGFVRVLGKLAEIKDSGIPIYFFIGNHDLWMNDYFEKELNIPVYHEPQEFLINNKNFLIGHGDGLGPGDLGYKRMKKVFTFPLFKWMFKWLHPDLGVSLGHYMSVKNKLISGDDDAKYLGDDNEWLVQYCKEKLTEKQYDYFVFGHRHLPLEIKLQENSTYINLGDWIQYFTYGEFNDSEFKLLNFNDNSL from the coding sequence TTGATTTCCATAACTACTTCAGAAAATAAAAAAATCTATTTTGCTTCAGACCAACATTTTGGTGCTCCAACTCCAGAACTTAGTTTTCCTCGTGAAAAAAAGTTTGTTGCTTGGTTAGATGAAGTAAAAAAAGATGCAGAAGCAATTTTTTTACTGGGTGATTTATTCGATTTTTGGTTCGAATATAAAACAGTTGTTCCAAAAGGTTTTGTAAGAGTTCTTGGGAAATTAGCAGAAATAAAAGATTCCGGAATTCCTATTTACTTTTTTATTGGTAATCATGATTTATGGATGAATGATTATTTCGAGAAAGAACTCAACATTCCTGTTTATCATGAACCACAAGAGTTTTTAATCAACAATAAAAATTTTCTTATTGGTCATGGAGATGGTTTAGGTCCTGGAGACCTAGGTTATAAAAGAATGAAAAAAGTATTTACTTTTCCTTTATTTAAATGGATGTTTAAATGGCTGCACCCAGATTTAGGTGTAAGTTTAGGTCATTATATGTCCGTAAAAAACAAACTAATTTCTGGTGATGATGATGCTAAATATTTAGGTGATGATAATGAGTGGTTAGTGCAATACTGTAAAGAAAAGCTAACTGAAAAACAGTACGATTATTTTGTGTTTGGTCACAGACACCTTCCTTTAGAAATAAAGCTTCAAGAAAACAGCACATATATAAATCTAGGAGACTGGATTCAATACTTTACCTATGGAGAATTTAATGATTCTGAATTCAAATTGTTAAATTTCAACGATAATTCCCTTTAA
- a CDS encoding M1 family aminopeptidase: MIRFILICLFVFINISITTAQEIIEISEAEAKSAASKVHFRVNPNTSNYDITYHKLEFTVDPAVADIAGKVTTTFTALENLTTITFDLNDNMMVTSVTENGNTLSFTQNSNDELVITLQNTINQGNSASVLIEYNGTPTSSGFDSFEASTHGVDATPILWTLSEPYGALDWWPCKQDLNDKINEIDVYITAPEIYTSASNGLEQNVTINNGKKTTHFKHQYPIPAYLIAFAVTNYATYSHTVANNGKPFPIVNYVYPESLTSAQNSTGITVDIMNHFINLFGNYPYENEKYGHAQFGWGGGMEHTTISFMGSFSRGLIAHELAHQWFGDKVTCGSWKDIWLNEGFATYLSGLTIEHLDGESSFKSWRSSTVNSVTSSTSGAVYLTDVDTTNVNRIFNSRLSYNKGAMVLHMLRKKLGDTNFFSGVKNYITDPNLEYGYAKTPDLMAHLETASGLELGEFFNDWVYNQGYPTYNVAWHQPTSNSVSIQLNQTQSHSSVSFFENKVPIRLNGTNGEVLDLVLNNINNEQTFVENVNFTISSVEFDPDLHLISKNNNVTLGLENNSFVTENISLFPNPINDILSIQASENIKINSSIIYNTLGKKMIEATNKQINLRQLNTGIYFITIFTDHGYFHKKIIKD, translated from the coding sequence ATGATTCGTTTTATTTTGATTTGCCTTTTTGTTTTCATCAATATATCTATAACAACTGCCCAAGAAATTATTGAAATTTCTGAAGCTGAAGCAAAATCTGCCGCATCAAAAGTTCATTTTAGAGTAAATCCAAACACATCAAATTACGATATTACCTATCATAAATTAGAGTTTACTGTAGATCCTGCAGTAGCAGATATTGCAGGGAAAGTAACGACTACTTTTACTGCTTTAGAAAACCTAACTACCATCACTTTTGATTTAAATGATAATATGATGGTAACTTCTGTTACTGAAAATGGAAATACCTTATCATTTACTCAAAACTCAAATGATGAACTAGTAATTACACTTCAAAACACTATAAATCAAGGAAATTCAGCATCCGTTTTAATAGAATACAATGGAACTCCTACAAGTTCTGGGTTTGATTCTTTTGAAGCATCAACTCATGGTGTAGATGCAACACCAATACTTTGGACACTTTCTGAACCTTATGGAGCTTTAGATTGGTGGCCTTGTAAACAAGATTTAAATGATAAAATTAATGAAATTGATGTTTATATAACTGCTCCAGAAATTTACACTTCGGCTTCTAATGGTTTAGAACAAAATGTAACAATAAATAATGGTAAGAAAACCACGCATTTTAAACATCAATACCCGATTCCTGCATATTTAATTGCTTTTGCAGTGACCAATTATGCAACCTATTCTCATACAGTTGCAAATAACGGAAAACCATTTCCTATTGTAAATTATGTATATCCAGAAAGCTTAACTAGCGCACAAAATAGTACAGGTATTACTGTTGATATTATGAATCATTTTATCAATTTATTTGGAAATTATCCATATGAAAATGAAAAATATGGTCATGCTCAATTTGGTTGGGGTGGAGGAATGGAACACACCACTATTTCTTTTATGGGAAGCTTTAGTAGAGGTTTAATTGCACATGAATTGGCGCATCAATGGTTTGGTGATAAAGTTACTTGTGGAAGTTGGAAAGACATTTGGTTAAATGAAGGTTTTGCAACCTATTTATCTGGCTTAACGATTGAACATTTAGATGGTGAATCTTCCTTTAAAAGTTGGAGAAGTTCTACCGTAAATTCGGTAACTTCATCTACAAGTGGTGCAGTTTACCTCACAGATGTTGACACCACAAATGTTAATAGAATTTTTAATAGTAGATTATCTTACAATAAAGGCGCAATGGTTTTACACATGTTGCGTAAAAAACTAGGTGATACTAACTTTTTTAGTGGCGTAAAAAATTACATTACTGACCCAAATTTAGAGTATGGTTATGCTAAAACTCCAGATTTAATGGCACATTTAGAAACAGCTAGTGGTTTAGAGTTAGGTGAATTTTTTAACGATTGGGTTTACAATCAAGGATATCCTACTTATAACGTAGCATGGCATCAACCAACATCAAACTCAGTTAGTATTCAATTAAATCAAACCCAAAGTCATAGTTCTGTTTCTTTCTTCGAAAACAAAGTTCCTATTCGTTTAAATGGAACAAATGGAGAAGTGTTAGATCTTGTTTTAAACAACATAAATAATGAGCAAACGTTTGTAGAAAATGTAAATTTCACGATAAGTTCTGTTGAATTTGACCCAGATCTTCATTTAATTTCTAAGAACAATAATGTAACTCTAGGCTTAGAAAATAATAGTTTTGTAACAGAAAACATTTCATTATTTCCCAATCCAATAAATGATATTTTATCGATTCAAGCATCAGAAAATATCAAAATAAATAGTAGTATTATTTACAACACTTTGGGTAAGAAAATGATTGAAGCTACCAACAAACAAATAAACTTGAGGCAACTTAATACAGGAATTTATTTTATTACGATTTTTACGGATCATGGGTACTTCCACAAAAAAATTATTAAAGATTAA
- a CDS encoding choice-of-anchor B family protein translates to MIKKSFFLIIIVFISCSKTDVFNRDNQIIINPIAKCENGFAGEYPCNDYDLLTHISLEDIGGADTTGSNCWGWTDPISQNEYALMSTNKGVTFIDITDPANAVILGTLNTRTENNASRNIKVHESIAYIVSEAAGHGMQTFNLGKLKDVKNPPVEFTSDRDYTGFGNAHNIVINEDSGFAYVVGSNTFDGGPHFVDINTPFKPTAAGGYAEGKYAHDAQVLTYNGPDTDYTDKEILIGSNETEIVILDVTDKENPVKISTISYPNIGKTNQGWFTEDFRYFLLGDALDEVNNGVNSTTIVFGFTDLDNPIHHFNYEGNTLAIDHNGYVKDNLYYQANYTNGARIIDISNIDTKTFTEVGYFDTYPENNNTETNGAWNVYPFLPSGNIIISDFNNGLFIIRKSKS, encoded by the coding sequence ATGATTAAAAAGAGTTTCTTTCTTATAATAATTGTGTTTATAAGCTGCTCTAAAACAGACGTTTTTAATAGAGATAATCAAATTATAATTAACCCGATAGCTAAATGTGAAAACGGTTTTGCAGGAGAATATCCTTGTAATGATTATGATTTATTAACTCATATTTCTTTAGAAGATATTGGTGGTGCAGATACTACAGGAAGTAATTGTTGGGGTTGGACAGACCCAATTAGTCAAAATGAATATGCTTTAATGTCTACAAATAAAGGGGTTACTTTTATAGATATTACAGACCCTGCAAATGCCGTAATTTTAGGAACATTAAATACCAGAACAGAAAATAATGCCTCGAGAAATATAAAGGTTCATGAATCTATTGCTTACATTGTTAGTGAAGCAGCAGGTCATGGAATGCAAACTTTTAATCTAGGTAAATTAAAAGATGTTAAAAATCCTCCTGTAGAATTTACTTCAGATAGAGATTATACTGGTTTTGGAAATGCACATAATATTGTTATTAATGAAGATTCTGGTTTTGCCTATGTAGTAGGTTCTAATACTTTTGATGGCGGTCCACATTTTGTGGATATAAATACACCTTTTAAACCAACAGCAGCTGGAGGTTATGCAGAAGGCAAATATGCTCATGATGCACAAGTATTAACTTACAATGGTCCAGATACAGATTACACAGACAAAGAAATTTTAATTGGTAGTAATGAAACCGAAATTGTAATTTTAGATGTTACAGATAAAGAGAATCCTGTAAAAATATCAACAATTTCTTATCCAAATATTGGTAAAACAAATCAAGGTTGGTTTACAGAAGATTTTAGATATTTTCTTTTGGGTGATGCCTTAGATGAAGTAAATAACGGAGTTAATTCTACAACGATTGTTTTCGGTTTTACAGATTTAGACAATCCTATTCATCATTTTAATTATGAAGGAAATACGCTTGCAATTGATCATAATGGTTACGTAAAAGACAATCTTTATTATCAAGCAAATTATACAAATGGTGCAAGAATTATTGATATTTCTAATATCGATACGAAAACATTTACAGAAGTTGGTTATTTTGATACGTATCCAGAAAACAACAATACAGAAACTAATGGGGCTTGGAATGTGTATCCTTTTTTACCAAGTGGAAACATTATTATTAGTGATTTTAACAACGGTTTATTTATCATCAGAAAAAGTAAATCATAG
- the thiL gene encoding thiamine-phosphate kinase produces MLEDKNTQKTSLAELGEFGLINHITQYFKVQNTSTIKAIGDDAAVLDASEKQTLVTTDLLIEGVHFDLSYMPLKHLGYKAVMVNLSDVYAMNGVAEQITVSIAVSNRFTLEAIEELYAGIQLACDTYKVDLIGGDTTSSTKGILISVTAIGKVDKDEAVYRNTAKETDLIVVSGDLGAAYLGLQVLEREKQVFNVDPNNQPDLDNYTYLIERQLKPEARKDVAGLLKDLEVKPTSMIDISDGLSSELFHICTQSKVGCKVYEDKLPLDPQVISACEEFELDSTMVALSGGEDYELLFTVPIADFDKIQTNPNFSIIGHITAENQGLNLVTRAEQEIELKAQGWNSLDS; encoded by the coding sequence ATGTTAGAAGACAAAAATACACAAAAGACATCGTTAGCTGAACTAGGTGAGTTTGGTTTAATCAATCATATTACACAATATTTTAAAGTACAAAATACATCAACAATTAAAGCTATTGGAGATGATGCAGCTGTTTTAGATGCTTCAGAAAAACAAACGTTGGTTACAACAGATTTGTTGATAGAAGGTGTGCATTTCGATTTAAGTTATATGCCGCTTAAGCATTTAGGATACAAAGCTGTGATGGTAAATTTATCTGACGTGTATGCAATGAATGGGGTTGCAGAACAAATTACGGTTTCTATTGCTGTTTCTAATCGATTTACTTTAGAAGCAATTGAAGAATTGTATGCGGGTATTCAGTTAGCTTGTGATACTTATAAAGTAGATTTAATTGGTGGTGACACTACTTCATCTACCAAAGGAATTTTAATTTCTGTTACTGCAATTGGTAAGGTTGATAAAGACGAAGCTGTATACAGAAATACTGCAAAAGAAACAGATTTAATTGTGGTTTCTGGAGATTTAGGTGCAGCTTATTTAGGATTACAAGTCTTAGAAAGAGAAAAGCAAGTTTTTAATGTTGATCCAAATAATCAACCAGATTTAGATAATTACACGTATTTAATTGAGCGTCAATTAAAACCAGAAGCACGTAAAGATGTTGCAGGTTTATTGAAAGATTTAGAAGTAAAACCAACTTCTATGATTGATATTTCTGATGGACTTTCATCAGAACTTTTTCATATTTGTACACAAAGTAAAGTAGGTTGTAAGGTGTATGAAGATAAATTGCCTTTAGACCCTCAAGTAATTTCTGCTTGTGAAGAATTTGAGTTAGATTCTACAATGGTTGCTTTAAGTGGAGGTGAAGATTACGAACTTTTATTTACAGTGCCAATTGCTGATTTTGATAAAATACAAACAAACCCAAATTTTTCTATTATTGGTCATATTACAGCAGAAAACCAAGGTTTAAATTTAGTAACAAGAGCTGAACAAGAAATTGAATTAAAAGCACAAGGTTGGAATTCTTTAGATAGTTAA
- the mscL gene encoding large conductance mechanosensitive channel protein MscL gives MKFKLIEEFKEFAVKGNMIDIAIGVIIGAAFNKVVSTLVKEVLMPPLSFITGGAKWENKKIILREAVLVKDKISFNEIAIGYGKLFEAGIDFLIIAFTVFIIVKAMNSIKKKADDPKNKAIVTPKNIELMSKTNELLEKQNEYLLKVLGDKK, from the coding sequence ATGAAATTTAAATTAATAGAAGAATTTAAAGAGTTTGCTGTAAAAGGTAACATGATAGATATTGCTATTGGGGTTATTATTGGCGCAGCTTTTAATAAAGTAGTAAGCACATTAGTAAAAGAAGTTTTAATGCCACCTTTATCGTTTATAACGGGTGGTGCAAAGTGGGAAAATAAAAAAATTATTCTACGAGAAGCTGTTCTTGTTAAAGATAAAATTTCTTTTAATGAAATTGCCATTGGTTATGGAAAGTTATTTGAAGCAGGAATCGATTTTTTAATTATTGCTTTTACCGTTTTTATAATTGTGAAAGCAATGAATTCTATAAAGAAAAAAGCGGATGACCCAAAAAACAAAGCGATTGTTACTCCTAAAAATATTGAGTTAATGAGTAAAACTAATGAGCTTTTAGAAAAACAAAATGAATATCTATTGAAGGTTTTAGGTGATAAAAAGTAA
- a CDS encoding LuxE/PaaK family acyltransferase, with the protein MQNNIFNIQTQEDFKQVALEVFKHQFKNNKVYRSFCDLLYIHPSSVTKVEEIPFLPIQFFKSREILSSTEKVQETFSSSGTTGSITSKHYVTDINLYKESYLKGFAHFYGNIEDYVVLALLPNYLERNGSSLVFMVDDLIQKSKNPESGFYLNNIEELAEKLTELDKKGQKVLLIGVSFALLDLIETAQFNLKNTIIMETGGMKGRRKELVREELHQILQNGFGVSEIHSEYGMTELLSQGYSNGNGVFETPPWMKILTRDTEDALTIQQVGKTGGINVIDLANYNSCSFIATQDLGKVHKNGTFEIIGRFDDSDIRGCNLMVL; encoded by the coding sequence ATGCAAAACAACATTTTTAACATACAAACCCAAGAAGATTTTAAGCAAGTTGCTTTAGAAGTTTTTAAACATCAATTTAAAAATAATAAAGTGTACCGATCTTTTTGCGATTTACTATACATTCATCCTTCAAGTGTTACTAAGGTTGAAGAAATTCCGTTTTTACCAATTCAGTTTTTTAAAAGTAGAGAAATCCTTTCTTCTACAGAAAAGGTTCAAGAAACTTTTTCGAGTTCTGGTACAACAGGTAGTATAACAAGTAAACATTATGTAACAGATATTAATCTTTACAAAGAAAGTTATCTAAAAGGATTTGCTCATTTTTATGGAAACATAGAAGATTATGTAGTTTTAGCTTTGTTACCTAACTATTTAGAAAGAAATGGATCTTCTTTGGTTTTTATGGTTGATGATTTAATTCAGAAATCTAAAAACCCAGAAAGTGGATTTTATTTGAATAACATCGAAGAATTAGCTGAAAAACTAACAGAATTAGACAAAAAAGGACAAAAAGTACTTTTAATTGGTGTTTCTTTCGCTTTGTTAGATTTGATTGAAACAGCGCAATTCAACCTAAAAAACACCATCATTATGGAAACTGGTGGAATGAAAGGTCGAAGAAAAGAGTTAGTGAGAGAAGAATTGCATCAAATTTTACAAAACGGATTTGGAGTCTCTGAAATTCACTCAGAATACGGAATGACGGAATTACTAAGTCAAGGATATTCGAATGGAAATGGAGTTTTTGAAACGCCGCCTTGGATGAAAATTCTTACTAGAGATACAGAAGATGCGTTAACAATTCAACAAGTTGGAAAAACAGGCGGAATTAATGTTATTGATTTGGCTAATTACAATTCTTGTTCATTTATTGCTACGCAAGATTTAGGAAAAGTGCATAAAAATGGAACTTTTGAAATTATTGGTCGTTTTGACGATTCAGACATTAGAGGTTGTAATTTGATGGTTTTGTAA
- a CDS encoding DUF6970 domain-containing protein: MKLQTTFFLLLLAVFSCNDRNEVSRVCEIENPLEELVFLKEAKNNIDRIDCAGKSSIIQYTYNSETVFLVNICNQIADGQTSVYNCSGEVVCTFGGITGLNTCPDFDTLKTDEIILYGN; this comes from the coding sequence ATGAAGTTACAAACAACTTTTTTTCTCTTATTACTTGCTGTTTTTTCGTGTAATGATAGAAATGAAGTTTCTAGAGTTTGCGAAATAGAAAACCCATTAGAAGAATTGGTTTTTTTAAAAGAAGCAAAAAATAATATTGACAGAATAGATTGTGCGGGTAAAAGTTCAATTATTCAATATACTTATAATTCAGAAACTGTTTTTCTAGTCAATATTTGTAATCAAATTGCAGATGGACAAACATCAGTTTATAATTGTTCTGGAGAAGTAGTTTGTACTTTTGGTGGTATTACAGGTTTAAATACTTGTCCGGATTTTGATACATTAAAAACAGATGAAATTATTTTATATGGTAATTAA
- a CDS encoding DUF4377 domain-containing protein: protein MKLFYMVIKRVILVFLFLSTIVSCEQNNDDLNQTRIIVASQTIDCQGIAAQKCLLIREVDNENWEYFYDSIIGFNYEEGFEYEILISEKEIENPPQDASSIEYTLIEVISKTEKISKNLPN, encoded by the coding sequence ATGAAATTATTTTATATGGTAATTAAAAGAGTCATTTTAGTATTTTTATTTCTATCTACAATTGTTTCTTGTGAACAAAATAATGATGATTTAAATCAAACAAGAATAATAGTTGCTTCACAAACAATAGATTGTCAAGGAATAGCTGCGCAAAAATGTTTGTTAATAAGAGAAGTAGATAATGAAAACTGGGAATATTTTTATGATTCAATAATTGGCTTCAACTATGAAGAAGGTTTTGAATATGAGATTTTAATTTCAGAAAAGGAAATTGAAAATCCACCTCAAGACGCATCTTCCATTGAATATACATTGATAGAAGTTATCTCAAAAACAGAAAAAATATCAAAAAATTTACCAAACTAA
- a CDS encoding RNA polymerase sigma factor has product MKLEELIQECCKQKIAAQAKVYQIFSDKLFAVCLKYSHNKEDAEDNLQDSFITIFEKIEQYKNKGSFEGWLKRITINTALQKYREKAPLQIVEEVSNKVEVEELELKNTVFNVDVLLGFIQQLPDRYRLIFNLYVLDNYSHKEIAEMLAISVGTSKSNLSRARKILKEKLEGHQKKNENSI; this is encoded by the coding sequence ATCAAACTAGAAGAACTCATACAGGAATGCTGCAAGCAAAAAATAGCAGCGCAAGCAAAGGTTTATCAGATTTTTTCTGATAAGCTATTCGCTGTTTGTTTAAAATATTCGCATAATAAAGAAGATGCAGAAGATAATTTACAAGATAGTTTTATCACAATTTTCGAGAAAATTGAGCAATATAAAAATAAAGGTTCTTTTGAAGGTTGGCTAAAACGAATCACTATAAACACAGCTTTACAAAAATACAGAGAGAAAGCTCCTTTGCAAATTGTAGAAGAAGTTTCTAATAAAGTTGAGGTTGAAGAACTCGAATTAAAAAACACTGTTTTTAATGTTGATGTTTTGCTAGGTTTTATTCAGCAATTACCAGACAGATATAGATTGATATTTAATTTATATGTTTTAGATAATTATTCACATAAAGAAATTGCAGAAATGTTAGCTATTTCTGTAGGAACATCAAAATCTAACTTGTCTAGAGCAAGAAAAATTTTAAAAGAGAAGTTAGAAGGTCATCAAAAGAAGAACGAAAATAGTATTTAA